A single Williamwhitmania sp. DNA region contains:
- a CDS encoding aminotransferase class V-fold PLP-dependent enzyme, which produces MSFDINKVRADFPILDQVIHGKPLVYLDNGATAQKPIQVLDALDRMHRELNANIHRGAHFLSEQATEKYEEARETIRGFINAASTREIVFTSGTTGAINLVAFSFGEKFIKAGDEVLVSEMEHHSNIVPWQLMCERKGAKLKVIPFDQSGLLRMDLLPDLLTSKVKIVAVTQASNSLGTVNPIKEIIALAHQRNIPVLIDGAQGIHHLGVDVQDIDCDFYAFSGHKIYGPTGIGVLYGKEEWLEQMPPYQGGGDMVGTVTFAKTTYADLPLK; this is translated from the coding sequence CCAGGTTATTCATGGTAAGCCACTGGTTTATCTCGATAATGGTGCCACGGCTCAAAAACCCATTCAGGTGCTTGATGCACTCGACAGAATGCACCGAGAGCTCAATGCCAATATTCACCGTGGCGCCCACTTCCTCAGCGAACAGGCTACCGAAAAGTATGAGGAGGCTAGAGAAACCATTCGTGGCTTCATCAACGCTGCCTCTACTCGTGAAATTGTGTTTACCTCGGGTACAACCGGAGCCATAAACCTAGTGGCCTTTAGCTTTGGCGAGAAGTTTATTAAAGCGGGCGACGAAGTTTTGGTATCGGAAATGGAGCACCACTCCAACATTGTTCCTTGGCAGCTCATGTGCGAACGAAAGGGCGCCAAGCTAAAGGTAATTCCATTCGACCAGAGTGGATTGCTTCGAATGGATTTGCTACCCGATTTGCTTACTTCAAAGGTAAAGATTGTTGCGGTAACCCAAGCTTCCAACTCCCTTGGAACGGTAAACCCAATTAAGGAGATTATAGCTTTAGCCCATCAGCGCAACATCCCAGTTCTGATAGATGGTGCACAGGGCATTCACCACCTAGGTGTAGATGTTCAGGATATTGATTGCGATTTTTACGCCTTTTCCGGGCATAAAATCTATGGTCCTACGGGCATTGGTGTTCTGTATGGTAAGGAAGAGTGGCTGGAGCAAATGCCACCATACCAAGGCGGTGGCGACATGGTTGGTACCGTTACCTTCGCCAAGACCACCTATGCCGATTTGCCGCTCAAGTT